In Helicoverpa armigera isolate CAAS_96S chromosome 20, ASM3070526v1, whole genome shotgun sequence, one DNA window encodes the following:
- the LOC110377457 gene encoding putative epidermal cell surface receptor isoform X3 — MSARALALWCVLVVAVSARAAAYTVDCNHEYTDCDTELSKITGEEDDVRKPPVRKITSEEPKLLTTSSTTSTTTTTSTTETTTTEHKTETETEAEVEAETDSEIDPTPLSEVGESIMPPQEGAKTRARLLNLNVDELQNFAIALHNETNAKGHKKHLSDLSDVNLDVDDDDEPRMIPIDQKQKDIPEKFYTNLQAPFHPLMTAERGSEEMDTCKENEITYKIGERMDRGCEETCECIAGGIFDCSPRCKHPYIRRGRRLNDPLCFESPVDECCSIIACATGSGDNSQKVVKPEVCRYGNDTHPVGSQWNIGCEQTCICEPNSIVTCKPRCNPLPVSDKCINVQDPNDACCEVQVCDVSHDVHEEPENSTTSTTSTTETIKGFEDYEEQLEHIQTRPLVLAEPIGSVKVLQNNSVQVNLMHLNESEDPIHLLLSNDGGKSFSDVELKYSNLILNLEGGKDYILKTKETGTKFNFTITASDNGGANEGPTHVPEVPSEVPNEVPNEDIRDNVSKIGCVHEGQFYEIGDEFHIGCTELCECVGPDQHECAALVCPSHVGLELVSKGCVRWAPSPPATPPNCCPRSARCLSDGTCHYKGVAVPNWSEVPISLTGCEQRCFCENGDLDCQDVCSPLPAVPPQTLRCPPGHRPAAVNISDEDCCKQWGCAAHAGVMTTDGPHQQSFLPTIPPDTHYPPDESIPDYDQNNIHRPISPAEPALHGLPPGLTLPPGYGDLNKKLTVISMQADSPTSVKMLFGLPPVLVGLRGSVDLRYTDKADEDITNWFSQVFAPADEVLTTPRLEFTLTGLTPGTTYKIRGKLYLHNLPVEPESEIYTVRTLDSPTTPTVEEKRREIDSRLTVVDVNDTTAHVSWRRFLDDELQFIDAIQVRYRPVGTPIYSMTELLHHSRSTAELIDLRPGSRYEASLVLVPPPKATTELTDPGKVEFTTAPYVDPYNWTVTISARSVGSGAAEVSWRGVPAPAERWARVFRAAHACGGAREHDAFSLAARDLSPVLMLTGLQPNSKCRIWLEIFLTNGKVKTSNVLEITTKSEDAPETVDNEVEASSVAGRHRGDYYGALVGVGAVAALGALTSLLLLLVVLRRHRPRSVPITTVPSAPRESSLPPYDNPAYKLELQQETMDL, encoded by the exons GCAAAATAACAGGTGAAGAAGATGACGTGCGTAAGCCACCTGTACGAAAGATCACATCAGAAGAACCAAAACTTTTAACAACAAGCTCAACAACGTCCACAACCACCACAACATCAACAACAGAAACTACAACGACAGAACATAAAACAGAAACAGAAACAGAAGCAGAAGTGGAAGCGGAAACAGACTCAGAAATAGATCCCACACCACTGTCAGAAGTTGGTGAATCTATTATGCCGCCACAAGAAGGGGCCAAAACAAGGGCTAGACTCCTGAACTTAAATGTTGATGAACTACAAAATTTCGCCATAGCACTACATAATGAAACAAATGCAAAAGGTCACAAGAAACATTTATCAGATTTAAGTGACGTCAATTTAGATGTGGATGATGACGATGAACCTAGAATGATACCTATAGATCAGAAACAAAAAGATATACCTGAAAAGTTTTACACTAATCTACAGGCTCCATTCCATCCACTGATGACGGCTGAGAGAGGCTCAGAGGAAATGGATACGTGTAAAGAAAACGAGATTACATACAAG ATCGGAGAGCGCATGGACAGAGGCTGTGAAGAGACTTGCGAGTGCATCGCTGGCGGTATATTCGACTGTTCGCCTCGCTGCAAGCATCCTTACATCCGTCGAGGAAGAAGACTCAACGATCCTCTGTGCTTCGAGTCGCCTGTCGACGAGTGCTGCTCTATTATAGCCTGTGCTACTGGTAGTGGtg ATAATTCACAAAAGGTGGTCAAGCCGGAAGTGTGCAGATATGGAAACGACACGCATCCCGTCGGATCCCAATGGAATATCGGATGTGAGCAGACTTGCATTTGTGAACCTAACTCCATTGTGACGTGTAAACCCAG ATGCAACCCCCTCCCGGTATCAGACAAATGCATCAACGTACAGGATCCGAACGACGCGTGCTGTGAGGTGCAAGTGTGTGACGTCAGCCATGATGTTCACGAGGAACCTGAGAACTCCACCACATCCACTACTTCCACTACTGAG ACGATCAAAGGCTTCGAAGATTACGAAGAACAATTGGAACATATTCAAACCAGACCCCTCGTCCTGGCTGAACCAATAGGCTCAGTAAAAGTTCTCCAAAACAACTCTGTTCAAGTTAACCTGATGCATTTGAACGAAAGTGAAGACCCAATCCATCTTCTCCTAAGCAATGATGGAGGGAAGTCTTTCAGTGACGTAGAATTGAAGTACTCCAATTTAATTCTCAACCTAGAAGGAGGAAAAGACTATATCCTGAAAACTAAGGAAACAGGAACTAAGTTCAACTTTACTATAACGGCTTCTGATAATGGAGGAGCAAATGAGGGACCGACTCACGTGCCTGAAGTACCGAGTGAGGTACCTAATGAGGTACCCAATGAGGATATAAGGGATAACGTTTCGAAGATCGGATGCGTACATGAAGGACAGTTTTATGAAATTG gcGACGAGTTCCACATCGGCTGCACAGAGCTGTGCGAGTGCGTGGGGCCCGACCAACACGAGTGTGCGGCCCTAGTGTGTCCCTCACACGTAGGCCTAGAACTCGTGTCCAAAGGCTGTGTGAGATGGGCCCCGTCACCTCCTGCGACGCCGCCCAACTGCTGTCCTAGGTCTGCCAGATGTCTCAGCGATGGGACGTGCCATTATAAAGGAGTTGC AGTGCCAAATTGGAGTGAAGTACCTATAAGCCTAACTGGTTGTGAACAACGCTGTTTCTGCGAGAACGGAGACCTGGACTGTCAAGATGTCTGCTCCCCCCTCCCCGCCGTGCCCCCTCAGACGTTGCGGTGCCCTCCCGGCCATCGGCCAGCGGCTGTCAATATATCTGATGAAGACTGCTGTAAGCAGTGGGGTTGTGCGGCTCATGCAG GTGTAATGACAACGGATGGGCCACATCAGCAGTCATTTTTGCCTACCATACCACCGGACACCCACTATCCTCCGGATGAGAGCATTCCGGACTATGATCAGAATAATATCCATCGGCCAATAAGCCCTGCAGAGCCGGCATTGCACGGTCTACCACCAGGGTTGACTCTACCGCCAGGGTATGGAGACTTGAATAAGAAGCTGACCGTGATATCCATGCAAGCGGATTCGCCGACCAGTGTAAAGATGCTATTTGGATTGCCACCTGTGCTGGTTGGGTTGAGAGGCAGCGTGGATCTAAGATACACTGATAAGGc TGATGAGGACATTACCAACTGGTTCTCGCAAGTGTTCGCGCCGGCTGACGAGGTGCTCACGACCCCTCGCCTGGAGTTCACACTGACTGGTCTCACTCCAGGCACTACGTACAAGATTAGAGGAAAGCTGTACTTGCACAATCTGCCTGTTGAACCGGAGAGTGAGATCTACACTGTGAGGACGCTGGATTCTCCTACG ACCCCAACCGTAGAAGAAAAGAGACGAGAGATAGACAGCCGCCTTACAGTGGTGGATGTCAACGATACAACAGCCCACGTCTCTTGGAGACGATTCCTTGATGATGAGCTGCAGTTCATAGATGCTATACAAGTCAG ATACCGTCCAGTAGGTACTCCGATCTACAGCATGACAGAACTGCTTCACCACAGTCGGTCTACTGCAGAGCTCATAGACCTAAGACCTGGAAGCCGCTACGAGGCTTCTCTAGTTCTAGTGCCTCCGCCTAAAGCTACTACTGAGCTGACTGACCCTGGGAAAGTGGAGTTCACTACTGCTCCTTATGTTG ATCCATACAACTGGACGGTGACAATATCCGCGCGGTCCGTCGGGTCGGGCGCGGCGGAGGTGTCGTGGCGCGGCGTGCCGGCGCCGGCGGAGCGCTGGGCGCGCGTGTTCCGCGCGGCGCACGCCTGCGGAGGCGCGCGGGAGCACGACGCATTCAGTTTAGCTGCGAGGGATCTGTCGCCTGTGTTGATGTTGACTGGGTTGCAGCCTAATTCTAA GTGCCGTATCTGGCTAGAGATATTCCTGACAAACGGAAAAGTCAAGACCAGCAACGTATTAGAAATTACCACAAAATCTGAGGACGCTCCTGAAACTGTCGACA ATGAGGTAGAAGCGTCATCAGTAGCAGGTCGTCACCGCGGCGACTACTACGGAGCACTCGTGGGAGTGGGAGCGGTCGCCGCTCTGGGCGCTCTCACGTCACTGCTCTTACTGCTCGTAGTGCTCCGGAGACATCGACCCAGATCCGTGCCTATTACTA CAGTGCCATCTGCCCCGAGAGAGTCGTCTCTACCGCCGTACGACAACCCGGCGTACAAACTAGAGTTACAGCAGGAAACCATGG ATCTCTGA
- the LOC110377457 gene encoding putative epidermal cell surface receptor isoform X2, translated as MSARALALWCVLVVAVSARAAAYTVDCNHEYTDCDTELSKITGEEDDVRKPPVRKITSEEPKLLTTSSTTSTTTTTSTTETTTTEHKTETETEAEVEAETDSEIDPTPLSEVGESIMPPQEGAKTRARLLNLNVDELQNFAIALHNETNAKGHKKHLSDLSDVNLDVDDDDEPRMIPIDQKQKDIPEKFYTNLQAPFHPLMTAERGSEEMDTCKENEITYKIGERMDRGCEETCECIAGGIFDCSPRCKHPYIRRGRRLNDPLCFESPVDECCSIIACATGSGDNSQKVVKPEVCRYGNDTHPVGSQWNIGCEQTCICEPNSIVTCKPRCNPLPVSDKCINVQDPNDACCEVQVCDVSHDVHEEPENSTTSTTSTTEVEVTIKGFEDYEEQLEHIQTRPLVLAEPIGSVKVLQNNSVQVNLMHLNESEDPIHLLLSNDGGKSFSDVELKYSNLILNLEGGKDYILKTKETGTKFNFTITASDNGGANEGPTHVPEVPSEVPNEVPNEDIRDNVSKIGCVHEGQFYEIGDEFHIGCTELCECVGPDQHECAALVCPSHVGLELVSKGCVRWAPSPPATPPNCCPRSARCLSDGTCHYKGVAVPNWSEVPISLTGCEQRCFCENGDLDCQDVCSPLPAVPPQTLRCPPGHRPAAVNISDEDCCKQWGCAAHAGVMTTDGPHQQSFLPTIPPDTHYPPDESIPDYDQNNIHRPISPAEPALHGLPPGLTLPPGYGDLNKKLTVISMQADSPTSVKMLFGLPPVLVGLRGSVDLRYTDKADEDITNWFSQVFAPADEVLTTPRLEFTLTGLTPGTTYKIRGKLYLHNLPVEPESEIYTVRTLDSPTTPTVEEKRREIDSRLTVVDVNDTTAHVSWRRFLDDELQFIDAIQVRYRPVGTPIYSMTELLHHSRSTAELIDLRPGSRYEASLVLVPPPKATTELTDPGKVEFTTAPYVDPYNWTVTISARSVGSGAAEVSWRGVPAPAERWARVFRAAHACGGAREHDAFSLAARDLSPVLMLTGLQPNSKCRIWLEIFLTNGKVKTSNVLEITTKSEDAPETVDNEVEASSVAGRHRGDYYGALVGVGAVAALGALTSLLLLLVVLRRHRPRSVPITMPSAPRESSLPPYDNPAYKLELQQETMDL; from the exons GCAAAATAACAGGTGAAGAAGATGACGTGCGTAAGCCACCTGTACGAAAGATCACATCAGAAGAACCAAAACTTTTAACAACAAGCTCAACAACGTCCACAACCACCACAACATCAACAACAGAAACTACAACGACAGAACATAAAACAGAAACAGAAACAGAAGCAGAAGTGGAAGCGGAAACAGACTCAGAAATAGATCCCACACCACTGTCAGAAGTTGGTGAATCTATTATGCCGCCACAAGAAGGGGCCAAAACAAGGGCTAGACTCCTGAACTTAAATGTTGATGAACTACAAAATTTCGCCATAGCACTACATAATGAAACAAATGCAAAAGGTCACAAGAAACATTTATCAGATTTAAGTGACGTCAATTTAGATGTGGATGATGACGATGAACCTAGAATGATACCTATAGATCAGAAACAAAAAGATATACCTGAAAAGTTTTACACTAATCTACAGGCTCCATTCCATCCACTGATGACGGCTGAGAGAGGCTCAGAGGAAATGGATACGTGTAAAGAAAACGAGATTACATACAAG ATCGGAGAGCGCATGGACAGAGGCTGTGAAGAGACTTGCGAGTGCATCGCTGGCGGTATATTCGACTGTTCGCCTCGCTGCAAGCATCCTTACATCCGTCGAGGAAGAAGACTCAACGATCCTCTGTGCTTCGAGTCGCCTGTCGACGAGTGCTGCTCTATTATAGCCTGTGCTACTGGTAGTGGtg ATAATTCACAAAAGGTGGTCAAGCCGGAAGTGTGCAGATATGGAAACGACACGCATCCCGTCGGATCCCAATGGAATATCGGATGTGAGCAGACTTGCATTTGTGAACCTAACTCCATTGTGACGTGTAAACCCAG ATGCAACCCCCTCCCGGTATCAGACAAATGCATCAACGTACAGGATCCGAACGACGCGTGCTGTGAGGTGCAAGTGTGTGACGTCAGCCATGATGTTCACGAGGAACCTGAGAACTCCACCACATCCACTACTTCCACTACTGAGGTAGAAGTT ACGATCAAAGGCTTCGAAGATTACGAAGAACAATTGGAACATATTCAAACCAGACCCCTCGTCCTGGCTGAACCAATAGGCTCAGTAAAAGTTCTCCAAAACAACTCTGTTCAAGTTAACCTGATGCATTTGAACGAAAGTGAAGACCCAATCCATCTTCTCCTAAGCAATGATGGAGGGAAGTCTTTCAGTGACGTAGAATTGAAGTACTCCAATTTAATTCTCAACCTAGAAGGAGGAAAAGACTATATCCTGAAAACTAAGGAAACAGGAACTAAGTTCAACTTTACTATAACGGCTTCTGATAATGGAGGAGCAAATGAGGGACCGACTCACGTGCCTGAAGTACCGAGTGAGGTACCTAATGAGGTACCCAATGAGGATATAAGGGATAACGTTTCGAAGATCGGATGCGTACATGAAGGACAGTTTTATGAAATTG gcGACGAGTTCCACATCGGCTGCACAGAGCTGTGCGAGTGCGTGGGGCCCGACCAACACGAGTGTGCGGCCCTAGTGTGTCCCTCACACGTAGGCCTAGAACTCGTGTCCAAAGGCTGTGTGAGATGGGCCCCGTCACCTCCTGCGACGCCGCCCAACTGCTGTCCTAGGTCTGCCAGATGTCTCAGCGATGGGACGTGCCATTATAAAGGAGTTGC AGTGCCAAATTGGAGTGAAGTACCTATAAGCCTAACTGGTTGTGAACAACGCTGTTTCTGCGAGAACGGAGACCTGGACTGTCAAGATGTCTGCTCCCCCCTCCCCGCCGTGCCCCCTCAGACGTTGCGGTGCCCTCCCGGCCATCGGCCAGCGGCTGTCAATATATCTGATGAAGACTGCTGTAAGCAGTGGGGTTGTGCGGCTCATGCAG GTGTAATGACAACGGATGGGCCACATCAGCAGTCATTTTTGCCTACCATACCACCGGACACCCACTATCCTCCGGATGAGAGCATTCCGGACTATGATCAGAATAATATCCATCGGCCAATAAGCCCTGCAGAGCCGGCATTGCACGGTCTACCACCAGGGTTGACTCTACCGCCAGGGTATGGAGACTTGAATAAGAAGCTGACCGTGATATCCATGCAAGCGGATTCGCCGACCAGTGTAAAGATGCTATTTGGATTGCCACCTGTGCTGGTTGGGTTGAGAGGCAGCGTGGATCTAAGATACACTGATAAGGc TGATGAGGACATTACCAACTGGTTCTCGCAAGTGTTCGCGCCGGCTGACGAGGTGCTCACGACCCCTCGCCTGGAGTTCACACTGACTGGTCTCACTCCAGGCACTACGTACAAGATTAGAGGAAAGCTGTACTTGCACAATCTGCCTGTTGAACCGGAGAGTGAGATCTACACTGTGAGGACGCTGGATTCTCCTACG ACCCCAACCGTAGAAGAAAAGAGACGAGAGATAGACAGCCGCCTTACAGTGGTGGATGTCAACGATACAACAGCCCACGTCTCTTGGAGACGATTCCTTGATGATGAGCTGCAGTTCATAGATGCTATACAAGTCAG ATACCGTCCAGTAGGTACTCCGATCTACAGCATGACAGAACTGCTTCACCACAGTCGGTCTACTGCAGAGCTCATAGACCTAAGACCTGGAAGCCGCTACGAGGCTTCTCTAGTTCTAGTGCCTCCGCCTAAAGCTACTACTGAGCTGACTGACCCTGGGAAAGTGGAGTTCACTACTGCTCCTTATGTTG ATCCATACAACTGGACGGTGACAATATCCGCGCGGTCCGTCGGGTCGGGCGCGGCGGAGGTGTCGTGGCGCGGCGTGCCGGCGCCGGCGGAGCGCTGGGCGCGCGTGTTCCGCGCGGCGCACGCCTGCGGAGGCGCGCGGGAGCACGACGCATTCAGTTTAGCTGCGAGGGATCTGTCGCCTGTGTTGATGTTGACTGGGTTGCAGCCTAATTCTAA GTGCCGTATCTGGCTAGAGATATTCCTGACAAACGGAAAAGTCAAGACCAGCAACGTATTAGAAATTACCACAAAATCTGAGGACGCTCCTGAAACTGTCGACA ATGAGGTAGAAGCGTCATCAGTAGCAGGTCGTCACCGCGGCGACTACTACGGAGCACTCGTGGGAGTGGGAGCGGTCGCCGCTCTGGGCGCTCTCACGTCACTGCTCTTACTGCTCGTAGTGCTCCGGAGACATCGACCCAGATCCGTGCCTATTACTA TGCCATCTGCCCCGAGAGAGTCGTCTCTACCGCCGTACGACAACCCGGCGTACAAACTAGAGTTACAGCAGGAAACCATGG ATCTCTGA
- the LOC110377457 gene encoding putative epidermal cell surface receptor isoform X1 — translation MSARALALWCVLVVAVSARAAAYTVDCNHEYTDCDTELSKITGEEDDVRKPPVRKITSEEPKLLTTSSTTSTTTTTSTTETTTTEHKTETETEAEVEAETDSEIDPTPLSEVGESIMPPQEGAKTRARLLNLNVDELQNFAIALHNETNAKGHKKHLSDLSDVNLDVDDDDEPRMIPIDQKQKDIPEKFYTNLQAPFHPLMTAERGSEEMDTCKENEITYKIGERMDRGCEETCECIAGGIFDCSPRCKHPYIRRGRRLNDPLCFESPVDECCSIIACATGSGDNSQKVVKPEVCRYGNDTHPVGSQWNIGCEQTCICEPNSIVTCKPRCNPLPVSDKCINVQDPNDACCEVQVCDVSHDVHEEPENSTTSTTSTTEVEVTIKGFEDYEEQLEHIQTRPLVLAEPIGSVKVLQNNSVQVNLMHLNESEDPIHLLLSNDGGKSFSDVELKYSNLILNLEGGKDYILKTKETGTKFNFTITASDNGGANEGPTHVPEVPSEVPNEVPNEDIRDNVSKIGCVHEGQFYEIGDEFHIGCTELCECVGPDQHECAALVCPSHVGLELVSKGCVRWAPSPPATPPNCCPRSARCLSDGTCHYKGVAVPNWSEVPISLTGCEQRCFCENGDLDCQDVCSPLPAVPPQTLRCPPGHRPAAVNISDEDCCKQWGCAAHAGVMTTDGPHQQSFLPTIPPDTHYPPDESIPDYDQNNIHRPISPAEPALHGLPPGLTLPPGYGDLNKKLTVISMQADSPTSVKMLFGLPPVLVGLRGSVDLRYTDKADEDITNWFSQVFAPADEVLTTPRLEFTLTGLTPGTTYKIRGKLYLHNLPVEPESEIYTVRTLDSPTTPTVEEKRREIDSRLTVVDVNDTTAHVSWRRFLDDELQFIDAIQVRYRPVGTPIYSMTELLHHSRSTAELIDLRPGSRYEASLVLVPPPKATTELTDPGKVEFTTAPYVDPYNWTVTISARSVGSGAAEVSWRGVPAPAERWARVFRAAHACGGAREHDAFSLAARDLSPVLMLTGLQPNSKCRIWLEIFLTNGKVKTSNVLEITTKSEDAPETVDNEVEASSVAGRHRGDYYGALVGVGAVAALGALTSLLLLLVVLRRHRPRSVPITTVPSAPRESSLPPYDNPAYKLELQQETMDL, via the exons GCAAAATAACAGGTGAAGAAGATGACGTGCGTAAGCCACCTGTACGAAAGATCACATCAGAAGAACCAAAACTTTTAACAACAAGCTCAACAACGTCCACAACCACCACAACATCAACAACAGAAACTACAACGACAGAACATAAAACAGAAACAGAAACAGAAGCAGAAGTGGAAGCGGAAACAGACTCAGAAATAGATCCCACACCACTGTCAGAAGTTGGTGAATCTATTATGCCGCCACAAGAAGGGGCCAAAACAAGGGCTAGACTCCTGAACTTAAATGTTGATGAACTACAAAATTTCGCCATAGCACTACATAATGAAACAAATGCAAAAGGTCACAAGAAACATTTATCAGATTTAAGTGACGTCAATTTAGATGTGGATGATGACGATGAACCTAGAATGATACCTATAGATCAGAAACAAAAAGATATACCTGAAAAGTTTTACACTAATCTACAGGCTCCATTCCATCCACTGATGACGGCTGAGAGAGGCTCAGAGGAAATGGATACGTGTAAAGAAAACGAGATTACATACAAG ATCGGAGAGCGCATGGACAGAGGCTGTGAAGAGACTTGCGAGTGCATCGCTGGCGGTATATTCGACTGTTCGCCTCGCTGCAAGCATCCTTACATCCGTCGAGGAAGAAGACTCAACGATCCTCTGTGCTTCGAGTCGCCTGTCGACGAGTGCTGCTCTATTATAGCCTGTGCTACTGGTAGTGGtg ATAATTCACAAAAGGTGGTCAAGCCGGAAGTGTGCAGATATGGAAACGACACGCATCCCGTCGGATCCCAATGGAATATCGGATGTGAGCAGACTTGCATTTGTGAACCTAACTCCATTGTGACGTGTAAACCCAG ATGCAACCCCCTCCCGGTATCAGACAAATGCATCAACGTACAGGATCCGAACGACGCGTGCTGTGAGGTGCAAGTGTGTGACGTCAGCCATGATGTTCACGAGGAACCTGAGAACTCCACCACATCCACTACTTCCACTACTGAGGTAGAAGTT ACGATCAAAGGCTTCGAAGATTACGAAGAACAATTGGAACATATTCAAACCAGACCCCTCGTCCTGGCTGAACCAATAGGCTCAGTAAAAGTTCTCCAAAACAACTCTGTTCAAGTTAACCTGATGCATTTGAACGAAAGTGAAGACCCAATCCATCTTCTCCTAAGCAATGATGGAGGGAAGTCTTTCAGTGACGTAGAATTGAAGTACTCCAATTTAATTCTCAACCTAGAAGGAGGAAAAGACTATATCCTGAAAACTAAGGAAACAGGAACTAAGTTCAACTTTACTATAACGGCTTCTGATAATGGAGGAGCAAATGAGGGACCGACTCACGTGCCTGAAGTACCGAGTGAGGTACCTAATGAGGTACCCAATGAGGATATAAGGGATAACGTTTCGAAGATCGGATGCGTACATGAAGGACAGTTTTATGAAATTG gcGACGAGTTCCACATCGGCTGCACAGAGCTGTGCGAGTGCGTGGGGCCCGACCAACACGAGTGTGCGGCCCTAGTGTGTCCCTCACACGTAGGCCTAGAACTCGTGTCCAAAGGCTGTGTGAGATGGGCCCCGTCACCTCCTGCGACGCCGCCCAACTGCTGTCCTAGGTCTGCCAGATGTCTCAGCGATGGGACGTGCCATTATAAAGGAGTTGC AGTGCCAAATTGGAGTGAAGTACCTATAAGCCTAACTGGTTGTGAACAACGCTGTTTCTGCGAGAACGGAGACCTGGACTGTCAAGATGTCTGCTCCCCCCTCCCCGCCGTGCCCCCTCAGACGTTGCGGTGCCCTCCCGGCCATCGGCCAGCGGCTGTCAATATATCTGATGAAGACTGCTGTAAGCAGTGGGGTTGTGCGGCTCATGCAG GTGTAATGACAACGGATGGGCCACATCAGCAGTCATTTTTGCCTACCATACCACCGGACACCCACTATCCTCCGGATGAGAGCATTCCGGACTATGATCAGAATAATATCCATCGGCCAATAAGCCCTGCAGAGCCGGCATTGCACGGTCTACCACCAGGGTTGACTCTACCGCCAGGGTATGGAGACTTGAATAAGAAGCTGACCGTGATATCCATGCAAGCGGATTCGCCGACCAGTGTAAAGATGCTATTTGGATTGCCACCTGTGCTGGTTGGGTTGAGAGGCAGCGTGGATCTAAGATACACTGATAAGGc TGATGAGGACATTACCAACTGGTTCTCGCAAGTGTTCGCGCCGGCTGACGAGGTGCTCACGACCCCTCGCCTGGAGTTCACACTGACTGGTCTCACTCCAGGCACTACGTACAAGATTAGAGGAAAGCTGTACTTGCACAATCTGCCTGTTGAACCGGAGAGTGAGATCTACACTGTGAGGACGCTGGATTCTCCTACG ACCCCAACCGTAGAAGAAAAGAGACGAGAGATAGACAGCCGCCTTACAGTGGTGGATGTCAACGATACAACAGCCCACGTCTCTTGGAGACGATTCCTTGATGATGAGCTGCAGTTCATAGATGCTATACAAGTCAG ATACCGTCCAGTAGGTACTCCGATCTACAGCATGACAGAACTGCTTCACCACAGTCGGTCTACTGCAGAGCTCATAGACCTAAGACCTGGAAGCCGCTACGAGGCTTCTCTAGTTCTAGTGCCTCCGCCTAAAGCTACTACTGAGCTGACTGACCCTGGGAAAGTGGAGTTCACTACTGCTCCTTATGTTG ATCCATACAACTGGACGGTGACAATATCCGCGCGGTCCGTCGGGTCGGGCGCGGCGGAGGTGTCGTGGCGCGGCGTGCCGGCGCCGGCGGAGCGCTGGGCGCGCGTGTTCCGCGCGGCGCACGCCTGCGGAGGCGCGCGGGAGCACGACGCATTCAGTTTAGCTGCGAGGGATCTGTCGCCTGTGTTGATGTTGACTGGGTTGCAGCCTAATTCTAA GTGCCGTATCTGGCTAGAGATATTCCTGACAAACGGAAAAGTCAAGACCAGCAACGTATTAGAAATTACCACAAAATCTGAGGACGCTCCTGAAACTGTCGACA ATGAGGTAGAAGCGTCATCAGTAGCAGGTCGTCACCGCGGCGACTACTACGGAGCACTCGTGGGAGTGGGAGCGGTCGCCGCTCTGGGCGCTCTCACGTCACTGCTCTTACTGCTCGTAGTGCTCCGGAGACATCGACCCAGATCCGTGCCTATTACTA CAGTGCCATCTGCCCCGAGAGAGTCGTCTCTACCGCCGTACGACAACCCGGCGTACAAACTAGAGTTACAGCAGGAAACCATGG ATCTCTGA